In Caldicellulosiruptor obsidiansis OB47, a single window of DNA contains:
- a CDS encoding ABC transporter substrate-binding protein codes for MKDSFNKRHILSIGFLVPLISTLALIIILILNTQKTVEESVTIENEEFEVSKKIRFLSSWGGNDPYADTLSFVLQKFQEENAGITIINESLFGDDFLIKLQTDFASGNPPDVFGLFPGSVRDILIQRYQIADLTDVLKKDVKWYQSFYPNMWRYVTFNGRIYGVPLETIVECLFVNKDIFERYSLKVPQTFDELINVSKILKSKGIIPIAFNAQPEGTYIYQNIIVSIGTKHDVENPLKSGKFSSPYVKALDYLKILYKAGAFPDNYYSLTSKQRNDLFLTKKAAMIVQGSWFIPKCDPKTVDIYFFPQISNTGKKHLIYGLGGGTFYISSQAWQDETKRSWAIKLLKFLTSEKIARIFVERTGLISNIKIINPPNVNNPLRSKAEGFIKEADVLVAPPDHFVDRMVWEEVITKNIPYYLQGTISSKLFWEKAIKAWEENMEKLGE; via the coding sequence ATGAAAGATTCTTTTAATAAAAGACATATACTATCAATAGGTTTTTTAGTACCTCTTATAAGTACTCTTGCGCTTATAATTATACTTATTTTGAATACTCAGAAAACAGTAGAAGAAAGTGTAACTATTGAAAATGAGGAGTTTGAGGTTAGCAAAAAAATAAGATTTTTAAGTTCATGGGGTGGGAACGACCCTTATGCCGACACACTCTCATTTGTGCTTCAGAAGTTTCAAGAAGAAAATGCCGGCATAACCATCATCAATGAATCTCTGTTTGGTGATGATTTTTTGATAAAACTTCAGACAGATTTTGCATCTGGCAACCCTCCAGATGTCTTTGGCCTTTTTCCGGGTTCTGTTCGAGACATCCTAATTCAAAGATACCAAATAGCTGATTTAACAGATGTGCTCAAAAAAGATGTAAAATGGTATCAAAGTTTTTATCCTAACATGTGGAGATATGTGACTTTCAATGGAAGGATTTATGGTGTTCCACTTGAAACAATAGTTGAGTGCCTTTTTGTTAACAAGGATATATTTGAAAGGTACAGTCTAAAAGTTCCTCAGACATTTGATGAGCTGATAAATGTCTCAAAAATACTGAAGAGCAAAGGAATTATTCCAATTGCTTTTAATGCCCAGCCAGAGGGGACATACATATACCAGAACATTATTGTTTCGATAGGAACAAAGCATGATGTAGAAAATCCGCTCAAGAGCGGCAAATTTTCATCACCCTACGTAAAAGCACTTGACTATTTAAAAATACTTTACAAAGCAGGAGCATTTCCAGATAATTACTATTCACTTACAAGCAAACAACGAAATGATTTGTTTTTGACAAAGAAGGCAGCAATGATTGTCCAGGGTTCGTGGTTCATTCCAAAATGTGACCCAAAGACGGTTGATATATATTTTTTCCCCCAGATAAGTAATACTGGGAAAAAACATTTGATTTATGGTCTTGGTGGTGGAACATTTTATATTAGCAGTCAAGCTTGGCAAGATGAAACAAAAAGAAGCTGGGCGATAAAACTTTTAAAATTCTTAACTTCTGAAAAGATTGCACGAATATTTGTTGAAAGAACAGGGTTGATTTCAAATATAAAAATTATAAATCCTCCAAATGTTAATAATCCTCTGCGTTCAAAAGCGGAAGGTTTTATAAAAGAAGCCGATGTGCTTGTTGCACCGCCTGACCATTTTGTTGACAGAATGGTTTGGGAAGAGGTTATAACCAAAAATATTCCTTATTATCTACAGGGTACAATTTCTTCAAAGTTATTTTGGGAAAAAGCAATCAAAGCGTGGGAAGAGAATATGGAAAAATTGGGTGAATGA